One genomic window of Medicago truncatula cultivar Jemalong A17 chromosome 1, MtrunA17r5.0-ANR, whole genome shotgun sequence includes the following:
- the LOC25480571 gene encoding cytochrome P450 93A3: protein MSEMQYIQLFFVWLLSIIAVRAILTRKKNKNRRTPPSPPALPIIGHLHLISKVPHQSFHKLSKHYGPIMQLFLGSKRCIVTSSPNIAKEFLKTNETFFSNRFANAAVQQIEYGSKGFVFAPYGDYWKFVKKLCMSELLGKRTLDQFLPLMQQESLRFLKLLQKIGEAGNAVDVGGELLTLTNNIIARMAISKTCSENDSEVEEIREMLKDILELGGTFNVSDFIWVCKNLDLQGIHKRLKVAMERFDIMLERAIREHQEKRKVKGEGAHDRDILDILLEKLEDKSYEITLTRENIKAFIMDMFIAGTDTSAITMEWALAELINNPHIMEKARQEIDSVTENSRLIQEPDLPKLPYLHAILKETLRIHPTVPLIVKEASESCVVYGYDIPAKTILFVDLWSMGKDPKLWENPLEFKPERFMSEGNKFDFKGQNLQYMPFGTGRRACPGASLALQAVPTNLAAMIQCFYWKVSGDGTVNMEEKPALTLPRAHPLMCVPIPRFKSIPSN, encoded by the exons aTGTCTGAAATGCAATATATCCAACTTTTCTTTGTTTGGCTACTCTCCATTATAGCAGTTCGAGCCATACTAACTagaaagaagaacaagaacCGCCGTACTCCACCGTCTCCTCCAGCCTTACCTATCATTGGACACCTTCACCTTATTTCTAAAGTACCTCACCAAAGTTTTCACAAACTCTCAAAACACTATGGTCCTATAATGCAACTTTTTCTTGGCTCTAAGCGATGTATAGTAACTTCAAGTCCAAATATCGCAAAGGAGTTTCTAAAAACCAATGAAACTTTCTTCTCGAACCGTTTTGCAAATGCTGCAGTTCAGCAAATAGAATATGGCTCAAAGGGATTTGTGTTTGCACCCTATGGTGACTATTGGAAGTTTGTTAAGAAGTTGTGCATGTCAGAGCTTCTTGGTAAAAGAACACTTGATCAATTCCTTCCATTGATGCAACAAGAGTCATTGAGATTCTTAAAACTTTTGCAGAAGATAGGAGAAGCTGGCAACGCCGTTGATGTCGGCGGCGAGCTCTTAACTCTCACCAATAACATTATAGCAAGAATGGCAATAAGTAAAACATGTTCTGAAAATGATAGTGAAGTTGAAGAAATTAGGGAGATGCTGAAGGACATTTTAGAGCTTGGAGGGACGTTTAATGTGTCAGATTTTATTTGGGTTTGCAAGAATTTGGATTTACAAGGAATACATAAAAGGCTTAAAGTTGCTATGGAAAGGTTTGACATAATGTTGGAGAGGGCCATAAGGGAACATCAAGAGAAAAGAAAGGTAAAGGGTGAAGGTGCTCATGATAGGGATATACTtgatattttgttggaaaaacTTGAGGATAAGAGCTATGAAATAACATTGACCAGAGAGAATATCAAGGCTTTTATTATG GACATGTTTATTGCGGGAACAGACACATCTGCGATAACAATGGAGTGGGCTTTGGCTGAGTTGATAAACAACCCACATATAATGGAGAAAGCAAGGCAAGAGATTGATTCAGTAACAGAAAATAGTAGATTAATTCAAGAACCTGATCTTCCTAAACTTCCATATTTGCACGCAATACTCAAAGAAACCCTTAGAATTCACCCTACAGTACCACTTATCGTTAAAGAAGCATCCGAAAGTTGCGTCGTTTATGGTTATGATATTCCAGCAAAGacaattttatttgttgatttgTGGTCAATGGGTAAGGATCCCAAACTGTGGGAAAATCCGCTCGAGTTCAAGCCGGAGAGGTTTATGAGTGAAGGGAATAAGTTTGATTTTAAGGGACAGAATTTGCAATATATGCCATTTGGAACTGGAAGAAGGGCTTGCCCTGGTGCTTCATTAGCACTTCAAGCTGTTCCAACAAATCTTGCTGCAATGATTCAATGTTTTTATTGGAAGGTTAGTGGTGATGGAACAGTTAACATGGAAGAGAAACCAGCTTTGACCCTTCCTAGGGCTCATCCTTTGATGTGTGTCCCTATTCCTCGTTTTAAAAGCATTCCTTCTAATTAA